A window of Garra rufa chromosome 6, GarRuf1.0, whole genome shotgun sequence genomic DNA:
cttttacatgtatatactttactgcaggcgttgcaatgacgaacgctatgtagtacaatagtttagcgtttattatttaattttcataattcactaaacaccgcataatctaaaacaccttcaactataaaacactcttgctcttaagccaaatgaaaacaaataatttacggcatctggatgtactgtaagtcactattctctgcattagcactgttttgaacttgctctttgaatgctttcttgtttactaaatctttggacttacgagttgatcggttcaaaatgatgtaatcgcaaaaaaatgtttcttttcattttaaggcattattttcgttataatgtactgattcacaatcttagtcaatatttaattattattccagtactcttattgtgccgaaaaaaaaaaccctgctttggaaagcacctgcgtgaatgacaccggtacgctatatgcataccgacccacttcgagcactgctgagatctaataaaactgttgttatttttttttttctgatgactgtttttacagctaactgaacaacatatcccgggcatattgtatatacttgttgtgaacagtctgggagttttgttgatcttcctctggtagttgcggctgctgtgaccatagactgaaacaggtagcgcggacacaaaaatggcggcgataaactacagtgacgtcacatggaacctatggataacgcccttcttTCTTTAACCGTGACCTTCGCTCTCAGGTACAGAGCGCGCATTCAGCTCACGCCCGCAGTGCGCGCTCCAGTCAGTGCTCTTGTCAGGAGTTCGGCAACGTGAGAGCAGCGGCTCGGTAATTAGTCACTGTTAATATTCATTTAACGGACAGCGGCTGTAATTATAAACCCGTGTTCCGTCTTATTAGCAGCTAATTTGTAGTTTACGCTGCGCCTATTGATTATACGCATGGGTTTGTTGAGAGAGTTAAAGCTCGGCTGTTTTTAGAAGAGGTTTTGTGTCACAGACATAGGTTTTACCTCAGCTAATGTCTGATATTCAAGGTTGCTGCCTTAGAAAACATAAAAGGGACTTAAGGAATCGTCTTGTGGTAGGTTTAGGCATATGTTAATGGATAATTATACTAGCCTAATTTTTCTCTTGAAAACCTAAGGAGAATATAACTTTCAATATGCCAAATGCAACAATAATGTTACCACAGCTGTTACCAAGCTCCAAAACACCACAAAAAAACTTGTTTTCAGTTATTTATTCAATGCTCTATTTCCACATTTAACATCTCCATTACTAAATGGTTATTTTCGTTtcagtacaaaataaacaatTCCCATTTGCTACATACTGCTTTAGATACTTGGTGCTGGATGGAATACTTGCTGCTGAGATTAGTGCCGCATTACTGATAGAAGAtttattaaattgtgataatAAAAGCCATTATATTGCCATTACACCCACATTAAAACAAGCCACATCATTAACTTTGATTAGACTGCGGTGGAGTTTGTGCTCTAACGTGGCCATGGAAGCAAACTGCAAGTAATAACTGCATTAAAAGGCTGGTTATAAGACCGTTTTGACTTCAGTTGTGATTTTCAGCTGGTCATTTGCCTGTCAAATCCCACAGGTCAGATTCTGGCTGAACCCAGTCTTCTCCCATGATGCTTTGCAGGGTGAAGTCTTGAAAATACTCAAGTCGATGGCTGTTTAGAAGAGAGAAGAAATGTTAAGATCCTGGTGAGGTAAGGAAACAGAAATAATTTTAAGATATACAAACTTACAAGTCTGGTCCCTGTCCTTCTACTATGTCTTCTCTAGGAATAGGATACAGAGCCTCATAGCTCCTGTGGTCTCCAGAGCCATGGATGGCATAGGAATTCATCTTATTAACGCCCGGAGGGAAATACCTCCAAGGTAGAAGTGCTTCTCCCTTCCATATCTTGTCCTCAATATTGACTTTGAAGGATAGAGGGAGTTGTTGCTGTAACAGGTTATAGCATaaacattattacaaaataacaAGCTAATAGTCAAGAACAGCATAAGAACATTTCATGTCACTCTGCATTTTCTACATTCTGTTCTATTACATTATAAGAATTCCTGCACCTTTTAATGTTTAGCTGTTTTCTGCTATACAGCCAAAAACATATGCAtacataaaatctaaattattaatatggatttaaaaaaaatttttttaaagataatatTAAGCATAATAATGTTCCATAGATTTGGATTTAGAAATGTTTTGTCccatatattatttaaatgtatacttttattcaaaAAGACAGTAAATCCATTGATAAATGTatcacaaaaaatattattaagtaCCACCACATAACCAcacaataataattgttatttaagccccaaatcagcaaattaattgattaaaattgatttctgaaggatcacgtgacccTGAAAACTGTATTACTCGCTGCTGAGAATGTAGTTTTACCATtgcaggaatacattacattttaaaatagtagtaaatagtaaaaatagaaaaatagtgCAAAAAAAGTGCATATAGTCCGCTATGTTGGCAGAGGCAATTTAAACTAACTCTAACATTACAAAAGACGACTGTCAAACAACAGCTTTAGTGTCTTAGATGATAAAGTATGTAGTGCAGTCTTTTTTGATGCAATCGACTGAGTTCAAATCCGCCATTTGCTGAACTCGTTCTTCTACCTTTCTATATCTCATATCACATCAAAAAGGCAtttcatttaaagaaaaataattgagAATTTGAAAAAAGTATCGGGTAGGGCTAGGGGTAAGTGTAGAGAGAGAGatttattgtcccaataaggtgccatccatttaataattttaataaaaatggtcATTTACACTCAATACGTTGTTATtgcataatattttataatttacaaCAATACTGATGTGCAGATATTTGGCACTATTTGTTATAAGTAGTATAAACATCAGAAAATACTGCTGTTTTTACATAGTGTTTTAGTGTATATTGTGCAAATAGCCactgcctttaaaatatatttaaaaaattaaattgtaataatatttcaatattaccTTTAACCagtaatgtaaatattttataaaagctgaaaacattaataaacttttcttaCCATAAATGCATTATGTTTTCCATTTAATAGCAGAACGAGGTGTTGTCCATGTCTGtaacatcaaaatattttttcagtTAAACGTTAGCGctgaaaaaagcatttttcatGCTACCTGAAAAACACTATAGGCTTGACTTACGGGCAGAGCTCCACCTCCAGATACTGCTCAGTGTGATTGTTCAAGAAGAATGACTCTACCACTAAAAAATGTCAAAGAGCACAAATTGTATGAACTGTCAGTTGGAAATTCACAGAAAATCAGTGAAAGGAAAACATTTACTTAGTGTTTCATTAACCTTTTCCATCAAAGTTAAATCTCTTTTATTTATCTGGTAATTATCTAGTTGTCTAAGGATCAAGGTGGCATGAAAGCAAGAAACTCAATCTATAAACCAACACTGACAAATTGACGCATTATTAAAAGTATAGATGAACATACCCTCATAGTCCCAGAGACCAGGGAACGGCTCTCCAGGTGGTCCGGCTGGTGCAGGGGGGTCGTTAATGAAAGCAGCAGTCACCTGCATTAACAGACCACCCTCACCAGGTGAGAAGCGAATTGTAATCGGGTCATGATCCAAAGGTAAGCTGTCCCAGGTATATTTGATGTGGAACTCCATGATAGTCAGGAGGATACAACCAATGCAGAGACTGTTAAGCATGGTCAAATCTTAGTTTCTTCTACAAAGACCGCCTAAAATAATAAATGACCGAGTTCTCAAAAGTTATATTCTTATTGTATGTCTGTTTATATAAAGTTCTAAGAATCAGTAACTGTTGTCCACAGTTCTGCTCTCTAATGCGGCTTTAGCAGCTCAGGGCACACGACTGACTAAAGTCAAGTTCAACCGTCATTTATAAGCAGTACTAATATCATAAACCTGAGCTGTTATCAGGTTAAAGGAGCTGAATACCTATCCCCTCCTCTTCTATTGTaaaattaatttgtaatattttcttaaaaCCTATTGTTCTTAAAAACCTAGTCTGTATGTGGTGTCTGAGAGGTGACTGataatttttaagatttttaacgttttttgAATAAACGAAGCCTGCgttcatttgatccaaaatacagcaaaagcattcatattgtgagatatttgtactatttaaaacaacttcttttaattatagaaatgaatacttttatttagcaaggatgctttcaattgatcaaaagtgataatgaagacgaatatttctatttcagatcagatcgtaaatgttttttgagcagcaaatcaaaattttagaatgatttctgaaggatcatgtgactggagtaatgatgttaaaaagtcagcgttgaaatcacagaaataaattagattttaaaatatattcaaatagaaagcagaaatttttctgtactttgaatcaaataaatgcaggcttggtgagcagaaaagacttatttaaaagcattaaaaatcttagtgttcaaaaagttttgactggtagtgtgcgtTTGACCTAACGGAGTATATTGTTGTTGCAGATGCAAAAATGACAACAGAAGTCAGGTTTCTTCAAAATCAAGGTGAATTTCTTCAAGATTAAGGTGTGCAGATACATGCTCAGTTTTATAATCATCAGCACttgaactttgtttttttttttttttttttttttgtcttatcaAGTGAACGTCTTAACTTTATCTAGAGTCACAGTATCA
This region includes:
- the LOC141337326 gene encoding UPF0462 protein C4orf33 homolog; its protein translation is MLNSLCIGCILLTIMEFHIKYTWDSLPLDHDPITIRFSPGEGGLLMQVTAAFINDPPAPAGPPGEPFPGLWDYEVVESFFLNNHTEQYLEVELCPHGQHLVLLLNGKHNAFMQQLPLSFKVNIEDKIWKGEALLPWRYFPPGVNKMNSYAIHGSGDHRSYEALYPIPREDIVEGQGPDFHRLEYFQDFTLQSIMGEDWVQPESDLWDLTGK